The following is a genomic window from Bordetella sp. H567.
TCGAACTGGCGCCGGGCGTATCGGTGGATGAGGTGAAGGCGAAAACCCACGCGGCGCTGGACACCAGCGGTGTGAAGGCCACGGCCTGAGACACCGGCGCATTACTGCAAGATATCCCTCCGCGTTTTCGTAGAAGCGGCGGCCCGGCCTGGACTGGCATCCCCGAAGCTGGGCATCGATCCCGCTTCCCGGGAAGCCAGTCCGGGCCGTTTCGTTTGCGCGGTGCCCTGCCGAGGAGCTTCGGGGAAAGCACCGTGGGCACGGTTCTTGCGCCCAGCCTACACCGATTTCGACCCTGGGACGGTATGTCTGTCGCGAACGCGCCCCTAGCCCTGAAAATCCTGACCGTGAACGCCCATAAGGGCTTCACGTTCTTCAATCGCAAATTCATCCTGCCGGAACTGCGCGACGCGGTGCGTGCCGTTGCGCCCGATCTGGTCTTCCTGCAGGAAGTGCTGGGCGCCCACCACATACATGCCGCGCGTTTCAAAGGCTGGCCGGAGGCCTCGCAGTACGAATTCCTGGCGGACAGCATCTGGAACGACTTTGCCTACGGTCGTAACGCGGTCTATCCGCATGGACATCATGGCAATGCGGTCCTGTCCAAATTTCCCATCGTGCAGTACGACAACATGGACGTATCCGTAGGCCGTCACGAAAAGCGCGGGCTGCTGCACTGCGTGATCCAGCCGCCCGAGCGCGAAAGCCGGCTGCACGCCATCTGCGTGCACCTGGGCCTGCAGGAAGCGCACCGGCAGCAGCAGCTGGAGCTGCTGTGCGAGCGCATCGACCACCATATCCCCGACGGCGAGCCGGTGGTGATCGCGGGCGATTTCAACGACTGGCGCTTGCGCGCGCATGGCAAGCTGAGCCGCTGCGCCGGCCTGAAGGAAATCTTCGTCGCCACCCAAGGCGTGGCCGCGCGCACCTTCCCCGCCCGTTGGCCGCTGCTGCGGCTGGACCGCATCTACGTGCGCAACATGGCCCGCTTCCGCCCCCTGGCCCTCGCCACGCGCCCCTGGACCCACCTGTCCGACCACGCTCCGCTGGCGGCGGAGGTGGTGCTATGAGCAAGCCCGGAGGGCGCGCTCCTTCCCTTGGGGAGAAGTCGCGTCGCGACAGGAGGGCCGTACCATGAGCGTGCGGTGGATACCGGGCAACGCATTCGCCTTGCTGGAGAACGGCGAAGCGTATTTTCCGCGTGTCTTCGAGGCGATCGAGGCGGCGCGCGCGGAAGTGCTCGTGGAAACCTTCATCCTGTTCGACGATAAGGTCGGACAGGGCCTGCGCCGCGCCCTCATCGCGGCGGCGCAGCGCGGGGCGCGCGTCAGCCTGTTGATCGACGGCTATGGCTCGGAAGGGCTGTCCCAGGACTTCCTGCAGGGCTTGCTTGACGCCGGCGTCGTCATTCACGTGTTCGATCCGCGCGCCCGGGTATTCGGGCTGCGCACGAATGTTTTCCGGCGCATGCATCGCAAGATCGTCGTGATCGACGGCGAACTGGCCTTCATCGGCGGGATCAATTTTTCCGCGGATCACCTGGCCGATTTCGGCCCGCAGGCCAAGCAGGACTATGCCGTCGAAGTACGCGGACCCATCGTGGCGGAGATCCATCGTTTCGTCCGCGCGACGGTCGATCCGGAGCGGCGCCGACGCTGGTGGCCGCGGCGCGTACCGCGTCCGGAGCCGGGTCGCCATGTGGGCAAGGCCGAGTCCATGTTCGTGGTACGCGACAACCAGGAGCACCATACCGACATCGAGCGGCACTATCGGGCGGCGATACGCCTGGCGCAGCGCGATGTGACCATCGCCAACGCCTATTTTTTTCCGGGATACCGCCTGCTGCGCGACATCCGCAATGCCGCCCGGCGCGGTGTACGGGTGCGGCTGATCCTGCAGGGCGAACCGGACATGCCTATCGTGAAAGTGGCCGCCGGCATGCTGTATGACCATCTGACCGCTGCGGGCGTGCAGATCTACGAATACTGCCAACGGCCGCTGCACGGCAAGGTGGCCTGCGTGGACGGGACTTGGGCCACCGTGGGGTCGAGCAACCTGGACCCGCTCAGCCTGGCCCTGAACCTGGAAGCCAACGTAATGATCCGAGACCGGGCATTCGCTTCCGTGCTGCGCGAGCGGCTGGAATGGCTGATGGAAAACCATTGCCGCCAGCCCGAGCCCGCGCCCCCCGGCAGCCGCAAGCTGCGGCGCCTGCTGTGGGGCGTATTCGTATACCACTTCCTGCGCCGCTTCCCCTCCTGGACGGGATGGCTGCCCGCACACCGGCCACGTCTGCACACGGTGGCCCCACCGCCGCGGATCGACACGGAAGAGACGCATGAGCAGCGACCCGCTTAGCGCCACGCGCAACCAGAATGGCGTGATGCGCGGACTGCGCGCTCGCTGGCCCCTGCTGCGCAAGATGCTTTTTATCGCCTTCGCGCTGCTGGTGATTGGCCTGCTGGTCGACCGGGCCCGCGACGTCGAATGGGAAAAAGTGATGGAGGCGGTGGAGGCCAACACATGGCCCGTGCTCCTGCGCGCCACCGGGGTGGCCGCGCTGAGCTACCTGATCTACAGCTGCTTCGATCTGCTCGCCATCCCTTACCTGGGCCATCGGATTCCACCCTTCCGCGTGGTGTTGGTGGGCATCGTGGCCTACGCCTTCAACCTGAACATGGGATCGCTCGTGGGCAGCGTGGGCTTTCGCTTCCGGCTGTACCTGAAGCTGGGCCTGGATGCCGCGGAGATCACGCGCATCGTCGGGCTGAGCCTGACCACCAACTGGCTCGGTTATCTATGGGTGGCGGGCGGCCTGTTCGCCTGGGGCGTACTCCCCATCCCGGACAACTGGGGCATCGGCACGGGCGCGCTGCGGCTGATCGGCATCGCGATGGTCGCCGCGGCATTTGCCTACGTGGCGCTGTGTGTATGGTCGCGGCGCCGTTCGTGGACGGTGCGTGGCCATGACATCTTCCTGCCTTCCGGCAGGATCGCGCTGGCGCAGAGCGTCCTGGGCGCCGCCTGCTGGATGTCCATCGGCCTGGTGGTGTGGGTGCTGATGCGCCACGACGTCGCGTATCCACTCGTGCTGGGCGTGCTGCTGCTGAGCGGCATTGCCGGCGCCGTGACCCATATACCCGGCGGGCTGGGCGTGGTGGAAGCGGTGTTCGTCGCCATGTTGTCGGGGCAAGTGCCGCACTACGAAATCCTGGGCACGCTGCTGACGTACCGGGCGGTGTACTACCTGGGGCCGTTCGCGGTCGCGGCGGTGCTGTACTTCATTCTGGAAGCCCGTATCCGGAAGGGCGCGAACCTCCCGCCCGCGCCGAAGTCGGCGACCTAGCGGAACGTGCTGCACTGCAGCAGGGGTAAACCCGGGTGTGAAAATTTATTTTCATCAATAAAATACCGCCCGAAATCTATTTACATTTTAACGTTCGCTTAACGGTCCGCCCCGACCAGCCCTTTCCGTTGCGACCGGTCGCCGGCGCAGGCGCTCGTTCCTGTGTCCCACGCCGGCTCCACGGCTTCCGCCCGATATGAACCAGCCCGCCGCGACCATCGCCGAACGCATCGCCAATGCGCAGCCGGCATTCAGCCGGACACAGCACCGGCTGGCCGAGTATGTGCTGGCGCATCAGTTCCGCGCGGCGACGATGACCATCGACGAGTTCGCCGCCGCGAACCAGGTATCGGTCGCGACGGCCAACCGTTTCGCGCGGGCGTTGGGGCTGCCTGGCTACCCCCAGTTCCGGGCCGAGCTGGCGCGCGGCTTCGAGTCGGCGCTGGCGCCGGTGGAAAAGCTGCGTACCCGGCTGGCCCATCCGGCCAGCGCGGCCGAGGTCTTCGCCGCCACGCTGCAGGAGGACATCCGCAACGCCCAGCGCACGCTGCAGTCGCTGGATGCACCGGCATGCGAGCGCGCGGTGGACGCCATCCTGGGGGCGCGGCGCGTCTACATCGTGGGCTTCGGGGCCAGCGGTTTCCTGGCGGGGATGCTGCACCGGGCGCTGTTCATGCATTGCGACGTCGTGGAATCGCTGGCGGGGCCGGGTGGCGTGTCGCAGGCGGCCCGCCGGATTCCGCGCATGACCGGACAGGACCTGGTCGTCGCCATCGCGTTCCCGCGATATTTGAACGACACCGTGACGCTCGCGAAGGCGGCACGCGCGGCGGGCGTGCCGGTGCTGGCGCTTACCGACAAGCCGACTTCCCCCTTGGCGCCGGCGGCCTCGGTCGCGCTGTACGCGCACACCGAACGCCAGCTGTCTCCCAATTCCGAAGCGGCCGCGCTCAGCGTGATCGAAGCGCTGGGCGCGGCAGTCGCCTTTCGCGCGAAAGACTCGGTTGCCGCCGCCTTGGGGGCGACCCAATCCATCATGCCGTGGCTGATCCACGGAGCAGGAGAAAGAAAGCGATGATAAAACCCGTAGTCGCCATCCATGGCGGGGCCGGCACCATGTCGCGTGCCTCGATTTCGCCGGAGCAGGAGCGCGAGTACCTGGATGCCCTCACCGACATCCTGTCCGCCGCCCAAGCCGTGCTGGCACGCGGCGGCAGCGCGCTGGACGCGGTGACGGAAGCGGTCACGCGCCTGGAAGATTGCCCGCTGTTCAATGCCGGGCACGGCGCGGTCTATACCAGCGCCGGCACGCACGAGCTGGATGCGTCCATCATGGACGGCGCCACGCTGCGTTCGGGCGCCATCGCCAATGTGGCTTGCGTGCGCAATCCCGTGCTGGCGGCGCGCCGTGTCATGGAGAACAGCAAGCACGTGTTCTTCGTGGGAGAGGGCGCGGAAGCATTCGCCCGCGAACAAGGGCTGGAGATCGTCGACCCGTCGTACTTTTCGACGCCGGCCCGCTACGAACAGCTGCTGCGCGTCCAGCGCGAGCAGCCCGACGCGGCGGTGCTGGACCACGACGGGCAGGCCATGGTGGCGGGCGTGCAGCCCGCCCCGGCGCCGATCGATCCCGATCGCAAGTTCGGCACGGTGGGCGCGGTCGCGCTGGACGCGCAGGGCAATCTGGCGGCCGCGACGTCCACGGGCGGTGTGACCAACAAGCAGGTGGGCCGCGTTGGCGATGCGCCGCTGATCGGCGCCGGCTGCTATGCCGCCAACGCGACCTGCGCGGTATCGACCACGGGCACGGGCGAAATGTTCATCCGCATGGTGGCGTCCTACGATGTCGCCGCGCAAATGGAATACCGCGGCGTTTCGCTGGAAGAAGCCGCGCATTCGGTCATGCACGAAAAGCTGCCGCGCATCGGCGGCAAGGGCGGCCTGATCGCCGTGGATGCCAAGGGCAATGTGTCGCTGCCCTTCAACACCGAAGGGATGTACCGCGGGTATGCCCGCGTCGGCGAGACGCCGGTGGCCGCCATCTATCGATGATGCGGGATAGGCGAGGGCGCGTAGTAATTGTTTTGCAAGGGGATGGCGATGGCCGATAGCAGGATGGCCGAACAGGCAACGACCCGCCGCGATGATCGGCTGGCACTGCCGGAGAACCGCGTGGTCCAGGTGCGGGACCTGACCGTGCGCTTCGTCTCCGCGGAGCGCACCGTCGAGGCTGTGCGGGATTTGTCCTTCCATGTGGACCGGGGTGAAACCCTGGCCATCGTGGGGGAGTCGGGCTCCGGCAAGTCGGTGACTTCGCTGGCGCTGATGCGGCTGGTCGAGCATGGTGGCGGGCGCATCACCCAGGGCAGCATGCTGCTGCGCCGGCGCGGGGGGCAGGTCATCGAACTGGCCGGCGCCAGCCAGCGCGAGATGCGCGGCGTGCGCGGCGCCGATATGGCCATGATCTTCCAGGAGCCGATGACCTCGCTCAACCCGGTCTTCACGGCGGGCGACCAGATCGCGGAATCGATACGCCTGCACCAGGGCAAGGACCGCGCGGCATCGCGTGCCGAAGCGCTGCGCATGCTGGAACAGGTACGCATCCCCGAAGCGCGGTCCATCATGGACCGCTACCCGCACCAGTTGTCCGGCGGCATGCGCCAGCGCGTGATGATCGCGATGGCGCTGGCCTGCAAGCCGGCGCTGCTGATCGCCGACGAACCGACCACCGCGCTGGACGTCACCATCCAGGCGCAGATCCTGCAGCTGATACGCGCGCTGCAGGAAGAAATGCACATGGGCGTGGTGTTCATCACGCACGACATGGGCGTGGTGGCGGAGGTCGCGGACCGCGTGCTGGTGATGTATCGCGGCGACAAGGTCGAAGAGGGCGCCTCGGGGCAGATATTCGGTGCACCGCGGCACCGCTATACCCAGGCCCTGCTGTCGGCCGTGCCGCGCCTGGGCTCCATGCGCGGCACCGATCTGCCGGAACGCTTCGAACTGGTGCGCATGGATGCGGCGACCGCGACGGCGGCCGCCGATGCCGCGGCCGCGCAGGCCCGGCCGGAGCCGCAGCCACCGCATACCTCCGGCGAACCCATCCTGAGCGTGCGCGAGTTGGTGACGCGTTTCGACTTGCGCGGCGGCATCCTGAGCCGCGTGCGCGGTCGCGTGCATGCCGTGGAAAAGGTCAGCTTCGACCTGTATCCCGGCGAAACGCTGGCCCTGGTCGGTGAATCGGGCTGCGGCAAATCCACGACGGGGCGGTCGCTGCTGCGCCTGACCGAAAGCCAGGGCGGCAGCATCGTGCTGGAGGGCCGCGACATCGGCAAGCTCAAGCGCGCCGAATTGCAGGCGCTGCGGCGCGATATCCAGTTCGTTTTCCAGGACCCCTTCGCCTCGCTGGATCCCCGCGTAACGGTGGGCTTCTCCATCATGGAACCGCTGCTGGTGCATGGCGTGGCCAGCCGCAAGGAGGCGGAGCGCCGCGTGGCCGATCTGCTGGAGCGCGTCGGCCTGCCGGCGGCCATGGCCCAGCGTTATCCGCACGAGTTTTCCGGCGGGCAGCGCCAGCGCGTGTGCATCGCCCGTGCGCTGGCGCTCAATCCCAAGGTGGTGATCGCCGACGAGTCGGTGTCGGCGCTGGACGTGTCGATCCAGGCGCAGATCGTCAATCTGCTGATCGACCTGCAGCGCGACCTGGGCGTGGCCTTCCTGTTCATCTCGCACGACATGGCGGTGGTTGAACGCGTCAGCCATCGCGTCGCGGTGATGTACCTGGGGCAGATCGTCGAGATCGGCCCGCGCCGCGCGATTTTCGAGAACCCGCAACACGCCTACACGAAGAAGCTGATGGCCGCGGTGCCGATCGCCGATCCGGCGCGGCGCCACCTGAAGCGGGCCTTGCTGACCGAAGAGATACCCAGTCCGATCCGCAAGCCCGGCGACGAGCCTGTCGTGGCGCCGCTGGTCAATGTCGGGCCGGGCCATTTCGTCGCGCGGCACGCCGTGGGCGGGCTGTATTGAAACCAGGCTGGAATCCACCCATACGCGCCGCATCCTTGCCGTTGTTTTTCCACCAACCCTTACATACCAACCAGGAGTGCATCACATGAAAACATTGCGCCCCACCCGCCTGATGGCCGCCGCCGCACTGGCCTTCGGCATCGCCGCGTCGCCGCTGGCGCACGCGACCAAGGACGTGACCTTCGCCGTTTCCATCGCCCTGGAAACGCTGGATCCCTACAACACCAACAGCACCCTGAACCAGGCCGCCGGCAAGGCGTACTACGAAGGCCTGTTCGAGTTCGACAAGGACCTGAAGATCCAGCCTGTGCTGGCCACCGGCTATGAAGTCAGCCCCGACGGCCTGGTCTACACGATCAAGTTGCGCCAGGGCGTCAAGTTCCAGGACGGCACGGACTTCACGGCCGAAGCCGTCAAGGCCAACTTCGACCGCGTGTCGAACCCGGAAAACCGCCTGACGCGCTACACGCAGTTCAACCAGGTGGCGAAGACCGAAGTGGTCGACCCGTACACTGTCCGCATCACCTTGAAGCGTCCCTTCTCGGCCTTCATCAACGCGCTGGCGCACCCGGCCGCGATGATGATCTCGCCCGTCGCGCTGAAGAAGTGGGGCAACAAGGATATCGGTTTTCACCCGGTCGGTACCGGCCCCTTCGAGTTCGTCGAGTGGAAACCCGCCGAATACCTGAAGGTGAAGAAGTTCGACGGCTACTGGCGCAAGGGCTATCCGAAGATCGACACGCTGACCTTCCGCACGGTGACCGACAACAACACCCGCGCGGCGGTGGTGCAGACGGGCGAAGCGCAGTTCGCCTTCCCGGTGCCTTACGAGCAGGCGGCGTCGCTGACCAAGAACGACAAGATCGACGTGGTCGACCGCAAGAACTCGATCATGGCGCGCTATGTGTCGATGAACGTCCAGCAGAAACCCTTCGATAATCCGAAGGTGCGCGAGGCCATCAACTATGCCATCAACAAGGAAGCCCTGGTCAAGGTGGCGTATGCCGGCTATGCCAGCGTGTCCACGGGCGTGATCCCTCAGGGAGTGGAGTATGCCTACGAGATCAAGAAGACCGGCTGGCCCTACGATCCCAAGAAGGCGCGCGAGCTGCTGAAGGAAGCCGGCTATCCCAACGGCTTCGAGAGCACGCTGTGGTCGGCCTATAACGACGGCACCTCGCAGAAGATCGTGCAGTTCCTGCAGCAGCAGCTGGCACAGGTTGGCATCAAGGTGTCGGTGGAAGTGCTGGAATCCGGCCAGCGCGTGCAGCGCGTGCAGCAGGTGCAGAAGCCCGAGGACGCCAAGGTGCGCCTGTACTACACGGGCTGGTCCTCGTCCACCGGCGAGGCCGATTGGGGCCTGCGTCCGCTGCTGGCCACCGACGCCTTCCCGCCGCAGCTGAACAACACGGCGTATTACTCGAATCCCAAGGTGGACGACGACATCAAGAAGGCGTTGACGACCACCGACAAGGAAGAGAAGACCACGCTGTACAAGGATGCGCAGCAGACCGTCTGGGATGACGCGCCGTGGGCTTTCCTGGTCACCCAGGGCAACGTCTATATCAAGTCGAAGAACCTGAGCGGCGTGTATGTGATGCCCGACACCAGCTTCTGGTTCGGCGACGTCGATCTGAAGCAATAAACCTTCGGGCCGGCGGCACGCGGTCGCGCCGCCCGCCCGATCGCATGACCGCGCGGATGCCGCGCATCCGCGCGCAGGAATTCTTATGCTTACCTACATCGTCAAACGCCTGCTGGGCATGATTCCGACGCTGCTGCTGGTTATCGCGGTGGTGTTCATGTTCGTCCACATGCTGCCGGGCGATCCCGC
Proteins encoded in this region:
- a CDS encoding endonuclease/exonuclease/phosphatase family protein translates to MSVANAPLALKILTVNAHKGFTFFNRKFILPELRDAVRAVAPDLVFLQEVLGAHHIHAARFKGWPEASQYEFLADSIWNDFAYGRNAVYPHGHHGNAVLSKFPIVQYDNMDVSVGRHEKRGLLHCVIQPPERESRLHAICVHLGLQEAHRQQQLELLCERIDHHIPDGEPVVIAGDFNDWRLRAHGKLSRCAGLKEIFVATQGVAARTFPARWPLLRLDRIYVRNMARFRPLALATRPWTHLSDHAPLAAEVVL
- the clsB gene encoding cardiolipin synthase ClsB; translated protein: MSVRWIPGNAFALLENGEAYFPRVFEAIEAARAEVLVETFILFDDKVGQGLRRALIAAAQRGARVSLLIDGYGSEGLSQDFLQGLLDAGVVIHVFDPRARVFGLRTNVFRRMHRKIVVIDGELAFIGGINFSADHLADFGPQAKQDYAVEVRGPIVAEIHRFVRATVDPERRRRWWPRRVPRPEPGRHVGKAESMFVVRDNQEHHTDIERHYRAAIRLAQRDVTIANAYFFPGYRLLRDIRNAARRGVRVRLILQGEPDMPIVKVAAGMLYDHLTAAGVQIYEYCQRPLHGKVACVDGTWATVGSSNLDPLSLALNLEANVMIRDRAFASVLRERLEWLMENHCRQPEPAPPGSRKLRRLLWGVFVYHFLRRFPSWTGWLPAHRPRLHTVAPPPRIDTEETHEQRPA
- a CDS encoding lysylphosphatidylglycerol synthase domain-containing protein codes for the protein MSSDPLSATRNQNGVMRGLRARWPLLRKMLFIAFALLVIGLLVDRARDVEWEKVMEAVEANTWPVLLRATGVAALSYLIYSCFDLLAIPYLGHRIPPFRVVLVGIVAYAFNLNMGSLVGSVGFRFRLYLKLGLDAAEITRIVGLSLTTNWLGYLWVAGGLFAWGVLPIPDNWGIGTGALRLIGIAMVAAAFAYVALCVWSRRRSWTVRGHDIFLPSGRIALAQSVLGAACWMSIGLVVWVLMRHDVAYPLVLGVLLLSGIAGAVTHIPGGLGVVEAVFVAMLSGQVPHYEILGTLLTYRAVYYLGPFAVAAVLYFILEARIRKGANLPPAPKSAT
- a CDS encoding MurR/RpiR family transcriptional regulator, encoding MNQPAATIAERIANAQPAFSRTQHRLAEYVLAHQFRAATMTIDEFAAANQVSVATANRFARALGLPGYPQFRAELARGFESALAPVEKLRTRLAHPASAAEVFAATLQEDIRNAQRTLQSLDAPACERAVDAILGARRVYIVGFGASGFLAGMLHRALFMHCDVVESLAGPGGVSQAARRIPRMTGQDLVVAIAFPRYLNDTVTLAKAARAAGVPVLALTDKPTSPLAPAASVALYAHTERQLSPNSEAAALSVIEALGAAVAFRAKDSVAAALGATQSIMPWLIHGAGERKR
- a CDS encoding isoaspartyl peptidase/L-asparaginase family protein, with the protein product MIKPVVAIHGGAGTMSRASISPEQEREYLDALTDILSAAQAVLARGGSALDAVTEAVTRLEDCPLFNAGHGAVYTSAGTHELDASIMDGATLRSGAIANVACVRNPVLAARRVMENSKHVFFVGEGAEAFAREQGLEIVDPSYFSTPARYEQLLRVQREQPDAAVLDHDGQAMVAGVQPAPAPIDPDRKFGTVGAVALDAQGNLAAATSTGGVTNKQVGRVGDAPLIGAGCYAANATCAVSTTGTGEMFIRMVASYDVAAQMEYRGVSLEEAAHSVMHEKLPRIGGKGGLIAVDAKGNVSLPFNTEGMYRGYARVGETPVAAIYR
- a CDS encoding dipeptide ABC transporter ATP-binding protein, with translation MADSRMAEQATTRRDDRLALPENRVVQVRDLTVRFVSAERTVEAVRDLSFHVDRGETLAIVGESGSGKSVTSLALMRLVEHGGGRITQGSMLLRRRGGQVIELAGASQREMRGVRGADMAMIFQEPMTSLNPVFTAGDQIAESIRLHQGKDRAASRAEALRMLEQVRIPEARSIMDRYPHQLSGGMRQRVMIAMALACKPALLIADEPTTALDVTIQAQILQLIRALQEEMHMGVVFITHDMGVVAEVADRVLVMYRGDKVEEGASGQIFGAPRHRYTQALLSAVPRLGSMRGTDLPERFELVRMDAATATAAADAAAAQARPEPQPPHTSGEPILSVRELVTRFDLRGGILSRVRGRVHAVEKVSFDLYPGETLALVGESGCGKSTTGRSLLRLTESQGGSIVLEGRDIGKLKRAELQALRRDIQFVFQDPFASLDPRVTVGFSIMEPLLVHGVASRKEAERRVADLLERVGLPAAMAQRYPHEFSGGQRQRVCIARALALNPKVVIADESVSALDVSIQAQIVNLLIDLQRDLGVAFLFISHDMAVVERVSHRVAVMYLGQIVEIGPRRAIFENPQHAYTKKLMAAVPIADPARRHLKRALLTEEIPSPIRKPGDEPVVAPLVNVGPGHFVARHAVGGLY
- the gsiB gene encoding glutathione ABC transporter substrate-binding protein GsiB — translated: MKTLRPTRLMAAAALAFGIAASPLAHATKDVTFAVSIALETLDPYNTNSTLNQAAGKAYYEGLFEFDKDLKIQPVLATGYEVSPDGLVYTIKLRQGVKFQDGTDFTAEAVKANFDRVSNPENRLTRYTQFNQVAKTEVVDPYTVRITLKRPFSAFINALAHPAAMMISPVALKKWGNKDIGFHPVGTGPFEFVEWKPAEYLKVKKFDGYWRKGYPKIDTLTFRTVTDNNTRAAVVQTGEAQFAFPVPYEQAASLTKNDKIDVVDRKNSIMARYVSMNVQQKPFDNPKVREAINYAINKEALVKVAYAGYASVSTGVIPQGVEYAYEIKKTGWPYDPKKARELLKEAGYPNGFESTLWSAYNDGTSQKIVQFLQQQLAQVGIKVSVEVLESGQRVQRVQQVQKPEDAKVRLYYTGWSSSTGEADWGLRPLLATDAFPPQLNNTAYYSNPKVDDDIKKALTTTDKEEKTTLYKDAQQTVWDDAPWAFLVTQGNVYIKSKNLSGVYVMPDTSFWFGDVDLKQ